From the genome of Vicia villosa cultivar HV-30 ecotype Madison, WI linkage group LG2, Vvil1.0, whole genome shotgun sequence, one region includes:
- the LOC131651674 gene encoding phosphate transporter PHO1 homolog 10-like isoform X1 has product MTFKKDFKQQMVPEWETHYMDYEGLKTILKHVKHNHHHHHGCSNQTDEGTEDKIIDVETLENGVDGSKEFYENNLNEERGEGDARFFEKLDEELDKVNVFYKEEVEAVKHEATLLSKQLEALVAFRVKVKSPDTVEFAGLQHKDSMLSTEVDPLQQTNRSSHHEEEARSNDKRRDPMEILENVKIDNALESPKSTIKNAFTDSNDNELSFNKEELKKVEKQLRLVFVEFYQKLLHLKDYSFMNLSAFSKIMKKYEKLKKNAQRASSNSITYMRVVDNSYLGTSDEVNILLEKVESTFIRNFTHSNHKKGRKLLRPKIKRERHHITFFTGFFSGCFVALLVATILRIISQHLMKKKAGTFYMENIFPLYSLFGYITLHMLMYAANTYFWRRYRINYQFLFGIRPGTELDHKDVFLLTTGHAVIAVLCFLINLQLEMNQKDRSYKTATELVPLSLIVLVILITFCPFNIIYRSSRFFFIRCLLRCICAPFFPVSLSDFFLADQLTSQFQSFRSFVLYICYYGLGEHSRRQNKCRSHGIYNIQYFMAGIIPYWFRLAQCMRQLYDERNLDHAINGSKYLSTIVAMVIRTVFETKKGVTWKVLALISSGVAILINTYWDIVKDWSLLQRHSKNRYLRDKLIVSHKSVYYLAMVVNVVLRLSWMQLVLELDWRPLHKVAIITFISCLEIIRRGIWNFFRLENEHLNNVGNYRAFKSIPHPFSYYDDDDGKDE; this is encoded by the exons atgacatttaagAAAGACTTCAAGCAACAAATGGTGCCTGAATGGGAGACACACTACATGGACTATGAAGGCCTCAAGACAATATTGAAACATGTTaaacacaatcatcatcatcatcatggttGCAGTAATCAAACAGATGAAGGAACTGAAGACAAGATTATAGATGTTGAGACATTAGAGAATGGTGTAGATGGTTCCAAAGAGTTTTATGAGAATAACTTGAATGAAGAAAGAGGAGAAGGTGATGCAAGATTCTTTGAGAAGCTTGATGAAGAGCTTGACAAGGTTAATGTGTTTTATAAGGAAGAGGTGGAGGCAGTTAAGCATGAAGCAACACTTTTGAGTAAACAACTTGAGGCTCTTGTTGCTTTTAGAGTAAAGGTTAAAAGCCCTGATACAG TTGAATTTGCAGGACTGCAGCATAAAGACTCTATGTTGAGCACAGAAGTTGATCCTTTACAACAGACCAATAGAAGTAGTCATCATGAGGAGGAAGCAAGGAGTAATGACAAAAGAAGAGACCCTATGGAAATCCTTGAGAATGTAAAGATTGATAATGCTCTTGAGTCTccaaaatcaacaattaaaaatgcTTTTACAGATTCAAATGATAATGAGTTAAGTTTCAATAAAGAAGAGCTGAAAAAAGTTGAAAAACAACTTAGACTTGTGTTTGTTGAGTTCTATCAGAAACTTCTCCATCTCAAAGATTACAG TTTTATGAATCTCTCAGCATTTTCCAAGATCATGAAGAAGTATGAAAAG CTCAAAAAGAATGCACAAAGAGCATCTTCAAATTCAATAACATACATGAGAGTAGTGGATAACTCTTATCTTGGTACTTCTGATGAG GTGAATATTCTTCTGGAGAAAGTGGAATCAACCTTCATCAGGAACTTCACACATTCAAATCACAAGAAGGGAAGGAAATTGCTAAGGCCAAAAATCAAAAGAGAAAGGCACCACATAACATTTTTTACCG GTTTCTTTTCTGGTTGCTTTGTTGCTCTACTAGTTGCTacaatattaagaataatatctcAACATTTAATGAAGAAAAAAGCAGGAACATTTTACATGGAAAATATTTTCCCATTATACAG TTTATTTGGATATATTACTCTACATATGCTAATGTATGCTGCAAACACGTATTTTTGGAGGCGATATCGGATCAACTATCAATTCCTGTTTGGTATCCGACCTGGAACTGAGTTGGATCATAAAGATGTATTCCTTCTCACAACTGGCCATGCAGTGATTGCAGTACTATGTTTCTTGATAAATTTGCAGCTTGAGATGAATCAAAAGGATAGAAGCTATAAAACAGCCACTGAACTTGTTCCTCTGAGCTTAATCGTT CTTGTCATTTTGATCACCTTTTGTCCTTTCAATATCATATACCGATCAAGTCGTTTCTTCTTTATCCGATGTTTACTCCGCTGCATATGTGCCCCTTTTTTTCCG GTTTCACTTTCTGATTTTTTCTTGGCCGATCAACTTACCAGTCAG TTTCAATCCTTCAGAAGTTTCGTTCTTTACATATGCTATTATGGCCTCGGAGAACACTCAAGGAGGCAAAACAAATGTAGAAGTCACGGTATCTATAATATACAGTACTTCATGGCCGGCATCATTCCTTATTGGTTTCGCTTGGCACAG TGCATGCGTCAATTGTACGATGAGAGAAATCTCGATCACGCGATCAACGGTTCAAAGTACCTATCAACAATTGTTGCAATGGTGATTAGGACAGTCTTTGAAACAAAGAAGGGAGTGACATGGAAAGTGTTGGCACTTATAAGTTCAGGTGTGGCAATATTAATCAACACATATTGGGACATTGTGAAGGATTGGAGTCTCTTGCAAAGACATTCAAAGAATCGCTATTTGAGGGATAAACTCATAGTTTCTCACAAAAGTGTCTACTACCTAGCCATG GTTGTGAACGTTGTTCTAAGACTTTCATGGATGCAATTGGTGCTTGAATTGGATTGGCGTCCTCTTCATAAAGTGGCGATCATTACATTTATTTCTTGTCTTGAAATTATTCGCCGCGGGATATGGAACTTCTTTAG GTTGGAGAATGAGCACTTGAACAATGTTGGAAACTACCGTGCATTCAAGTCAATTCCTCATCCTTTCAGTtactatgatgatgatgatggcaaGGATGAATAG
- the LOC131651675 gene encoding uncharacterized protein LOC131651675: MYHPTRGGVRGGRDQFTWDDVKADKHRENYLGHSVKAPVGRWQKGKDLFWYTRDKKSQKEEMEAAKEEIKRIKEEEEQSMREALGLAPKRANRPQGNRLDKHEFSELVKRGSTAEDLGEGHAEAARVQGVGFARELHPWEEPGSSKVSHTSIEGENVSIPDQPPRKTEGDSEDESRRKRRREERKEEKREKREKKHSHEERKQEKREKRHSRDSDDKKRHKKDRERRRHDSD; the protein is encoded by the exons ATGTATCATCCAACTAGAGGCGGCGTCCGTGGCGGCCGAGATC AGTTCACTTGGGATGATGTAAAAGCTGATAAACACAGGGAGAATTATCTAGGTCATAGTGTCAAAGCCCCTGTTGGTAGATGGCAGAAAG GGAAAGACCTTTTCTGGTATACTCGGGATAAAAAGTCCCAGAAAGAAGAAATGGAGGCTGCAAAAGAAGAGATTAAAAGAATTAAGGAAGAGGAGGAGCAGTCGATGAGGGAAGCTCTTGGTTTAGCTCCTAAGCGTGCTAATCGTCCTCAAGGTAACCGTCTTGATAAACATGAATTTTCAGAATTAGTAAAGAGAGGGTCTACAGCAGAAGACTTAGGTGAAGGTCATGCTGAAGCAGCAAGGGTTCAAGGTGTTGGTTTTGCAAG AGAACTCCACCCCTGGGAAGAACCCGGTTCCTCAAAGGTCTCGCATACATCAATTGAGGGAGAAAATGTATCTATACCTGATCAACCACCCAGAAAAACTGAAGGCGATTCTGAGGATGAAAGTAGGCGAAAGAGAAGACGTGAAGAGAGGAAGGAAGAGAAACGTGAAAAGCGTGAGAAGAAACATTCCCATGAGGAAAGAAAACAAGAGAAGCGTGAGAAGCGGCATTCTCGTGATTCAGATGACAAGAAGAGACACAAGAAAGACAGAGAGAGGAGGAGACATGATTCAGATTGA
- the LOC131651674 gene encoding phosphate transporter PHO1 homolog 10-like isoform X2 — protein MTFKKDFKQQMVPEWETHYMDYEGLKTILKHVKHNHHHHHGCSNQTDEGTEDKIIDVETLENGVDGSKEFYENNLNEERGEGDARFFEKLDEELDKVNVFYKEEVEAVKHEATLLSKQLEALVAFRVKVKSPDTGLQHKDSMLSTEVDPLQQTNRSSHHEEEARSNDKRRDPMEILENVKIDNALESPKSTIKNAFTDSNDNELSFNKEELKKVEKQLRLVFVEFYQKLLHLKDYSFMNLSAFSKIMKKYEKLKKNAQRASSNSITYMRVVDNSYLGTSDEVNILLEKVESTFIRNFTHSNHKKGRKLLRPKIKRERHHITFFTGFFSGCFVALLVATILRIISQHLMKKKAGTFYMENIFPLYSLFGYITLHMLMYAANTYFWRRYRINYQFLFGIRPGTELDHKDVFLLTTGHAVIAVLCFLINLQLEMNQKDRSYKTATELVPLSLIVLVILITFCPFNIIYRSSRFFFIRCLLRCICAPFFPVSLSDFFLADQLTSQFQSFRSFVLYICYYGLGEHSRRQNKCRSHGIYNIQYFMAGIIPYWFRLAQCMRQLYDERNLDHAINGSKYLSTIVAMVIRTVFETKKGVTWKVLALISSGVAILINTYWDIVKDWSLLQRHSKNRYLRDKLIVSHKSVYYLAMVVNVVLRLSWMQLVLELDWRPLHKVAIITFISCLEIIRRGIWNFFRLENEHLNNVGNYRAFKSIPHPFSYYDDDDGKDE, from the exons atgacatttaagAAAGACTTCAAGCAACAAATGGTGCCTGAATGGGAGACACACTACATGGACTATGAAGGCCTCAAGACAATATTGAAACATGTTaaacacaatcatcatcatcatcatggttGCAGTAATCAAACAGATGAAGGAACTGAAGACAAGATTATAGATGTTGAGACATTAGAGAATGGTGTAGATGGTTCCAAAGAGTTTTATGAGAATAACTTGAATGAAGAAAGAGGAGAAGGTGATGCAAGATTCTTTGAGAAGCTTGATGAAGAGCTTGACAAGGTTAATGTGTTTTATAAGGAAGAGGTGGAGGCAGTTAAGCATGAAGCAACACTTTTGAGTAAACAACTTGAGGCTCTTGTTGCTTTTAGAGTAAAGGTTAAAAGCCCTGATACAG GACTGCAGCATAAAGACTCTATGTTGAGCACAGAAGTTGATCCTTTACAACAGACCAATAGAAGTAGTCATCATGAGGAGGAAGCAAGGAGTAATGACAAAAGAAGAGACCCTATGGAAATCCTTGAGAATGTAAAGATTGATAATGCTCTTGAGTCTccaaaatcaacaattaaaaatgcTTTTACAGATTCAAATGATAATGAGTTAAGTTTCAATAAAGAAGAGCTGAAAAAAGTTGAAAAACAACTTAGACTTGTGTTTGTTGAGTTCTATCAGAAACTTCTCCATCTCAAAGATTACAG TTTTATGAATCTCTCAGCATTTTCCAAGATCATGAAGAAGTATGAAAAG CTCAAAAAGAATGCACAAAGAGCATCTTCAAATTCAATAACATACATGAGAGTAGTGGATAACTCTTATCTTGGTACTTCTGATGAG GTGAATATTCTTCTGGAGAAAGTGGAATCAACCTTCATCAGGAACTTCACACATTCAAATCACAAGAAGGGAAGGAAATTGCTAAGGCCAAAAATCAAAAGAGAAAGGCACCACATAACATTTTTTACCG GTTTCTTTTCTGGTTGCTTTGTTGCTCTACTAGTTGCTacaatattaagaataatatctcAACATTTAATGAAGAAAAAAGCAGGAACATTTTACATGGAAAATATTTTCCCATTATACAG TTTATTTGGATATATTACTCTACATATGCTAATGTATGCTGCAAACACGTATTTTTGGAGGCGATATCGGATCAACTATCAATTCCTGTTTGGTATCCGACCTGGAACTGAGTTGGATCATAAAGATGTATTCCTTCTCACAACTGGCCATGCAGTGATTGCAGTACTATGTTTCTTGATAAATTTGCAGCTTGAGATGAATCAAAAGGATAGAAGCTATAAAACAGCCACTGAACTTGTTCCTCTGAGCTTAATCGTT CTTGTCATTTTGATCACCTTTTGTCCTTTCAATATCATATACCGATCAAGTCGTTTCTTCTTTATCCGATGTTTACTCCGCTGCATATGTGCCCCTTTTTTTCCG GTTTCACTTTCTGATTTTTTCTTGGCCGATCAACTTACCAGTCAG TTTCAATCCTTCAGAAGTTTCGTTCTTTACATATGCTATTATGGCCTCGGAGAACACTCAAGGAGGCAAAACAAATGTAGAAGTCACGGTATCTATAATATACAGTACTTCATGGCCGGCATCATTCCTTATTGGTTTCGCTTGGCACAG TGCATGCGTCAATTGTACGATGAGAGAAATCTCGATCACGCGATCAACGGTTCAAAGTACCTATCAACAATTGTTGCAATGGTGATTAGGACAGTCTTTGAAACAAAGAAGGGAGTGACATGGAAAGTGTTGGCACTTATAAGTTCAGGTGTGGCAATATTAATCAACACATATTGGGACATTGTGAAGGATTGGAGTCTCTTGCAAAGACATTCAAAGAATCGCTATTTGAGGGATAAACTCATAGTTTCTCACAAAAGTGTCTACTACCTAGCCATG GTTGTGAACGTTGTTCTAAGACTTTCATGGATGCAATTGGTGCTTGAATTGGATTGGCGTCCTCTTCATAAAGTGGCGATCATTACATTTATTTCTTGTCTTGAAATTATTCGCCGCGGGATATGGAACTTCTTTAG GTTGGAGAATGAGCACTTGAACAATGTTGGAAACTACCGTGCATTCAAGTCAATTCCTCATCCTTTCAGTtactatgatgatgatgatggcaaGGATGAATAG